The Halomonas elongata DSM 2581 DNA segment ATCACACAGGCAGCGCAGGGCGCGCATGATCTGTACCTCATGCCGCATGTCGAGATTGTTCAATGGCTCGTCCAGCAACAGATATTCCGTCTGCTGAGCGATGGTCATGGCCAAGAAGGCCATCTGGCGCTGGCCACCACTCAACTCATCGATATAGGCTCGCCTCAGTGGGGCGAGCGACAAGAACTCGATGGCCTCATCGACGATGTACTGATCCTCACCGGTCAGGACACCTCGGTTATAGGGAAAGCGCCCGAAGGCGACGAGCTCCTCGACCCGCAGACGCAGGTTGAAGTCAGGTGACTGGCGCAAGGTGGCAACACGCTTGGCGTAATCGGCAATCTTGATACCCTTGACGCTCTCGCCATGCAGGCGGATATCCCCTCCGCTTGGCTCGAGGAGCCGAGCCATCAGCATCAGCAACGTCGACTTTCCAGCGCCATTGGGGCCAATGAGCGAAGTCAGACAGCCTGATGGGAAGCGAGTCTCGACCCCGGACAGTACCACCTTGTCGCCATAACGCTTGTGCAGGTTGGTGATCGTGATCATACGGTTCCTCGAGTGCGAACCATGAGCATAAGAAAGTAGGTACCACAGACCAGATTGATCAGGATTCCAATCGTGGTCTTGTAGTTGAAAACGTGTTCCACCATGAGCTGGGCGATGATGAACATGCCCGTGGCAATGGCACATCCCATCGGCAACAGGACCCGATGCCGTGGTGATCGGGCCAGCGCATAGGTGATATTGGCGACGAATATGCCCATGAAGGCCGTGGGGCCGATCAGGCTGGTCGAAACGGCCACGAGAACCGCAATCAAGGCCAGGTAGAGCTTTACCTTGGCCTGATAGTCCACCCCCAGGGAAATGGCCTGGTCACGGCCCAGAGCAATCACATCGAGCACCGGCAGGTCCTTGCGCCCCACCACGCACACGACCGCTACAAGAATGGCGGAATAAAGCAGGCGTTCAGGCTCCACCCGTTCGAAGGATAGCTGAGCGAAACCCTGAAAGATCGCGAACTCTCCGGGACTGATTCTGAGCTGGATGAACTGGGTGAAGGTACTGATCACCATGGTCAGGACAAGCCCGACCAGCAACAGAAAGAAGACGTTGTTCTTTCCCTGCCGGAACAACCATCGATGAATGGCCCAGGAGTACACCAGCATCAGTAGAATGGAAATGAAATAATTGGCGTTCTTGCCCAGTACCACCAGGCTCGAGACTCCCATCGTCAAGATCAGCAGAGACTGCAGCAGCAGATAGACAGCCTCATAGCCCATTATCGCTGGTGTCAGAATTCTGTTGCCGGCAATGGTCTGAAACATGATCGATGACAGCGCAACACAAACGCCACCAATGAGCATGGCAGCGAGTCGGGACAGGCGCTTGGGAATGATGTAGTCCAGGTCAAGGCCGGAGTTCACCAGCACAAAGGTCGCTGCCAGGATGACAAGCACGCCCCATACGAAAATCCGGTTATCCCACCGCATTATCTATTTTTCCAGATGATCAGTATCAGAAACATGAGCCCACCTATGCCTCCTGCCGTGAGCCCGATCGGAACTTCGAAGGGATAGATCAGCAGTCGACCGAAAATATCGCAGGCGACCAGGAGAGTAGCGCCCCCCAAGGCGACGATGGGCAGGGTTCGACCGAGATTGTCGCCGTAATAGAGCACGACGAGATTCGGCACCACCAGGCCGACGAAGGGAATGGCGCCGACCGTGATCACCGTAGCGGCCACGGTAGTCGAGACCAGCAGCAAGCCCAGAGTCACGGTCCCCGAATAACTCAGGCCGAGGCTGGTAGCCATGCTCTCGCCCATGCCCAACAGCGTGAAGCGATGCGCAAAGGCATAGGTCACGATGACGACCGGCAGTATCAGGTAGATGATCTCGTAGTGGCCTGCCACGACGCGGGAGAAATCCCCCATCAGCCAGCCCTGCATGCTTTGCAGAATGTTATTGCTGTAGGCGTAGAATTCGGCGGCAGCACTGAGAACGGCCCCGAACATCAACCCGATCACGGGCACCAGGACCATGTTCTTGAACTTGATCCGCCGAATGATGGTCACGTAGACCAAACTCGCCACGAAGCAGAAGGCCAGTGCGAACAGCATCCGGCCCAGCGGGCCCATGGCCGGCGCCAGGGTCAAGGCCACCAGGATCCCCATCTTGGCCGCATCGAGCCCACCGGAAGTAGCCGGCTCGACGAAACGGTTGCGCACCACTTGCTGGAGGATGACCCCACAGGTCGAGAGCCCGATACCGGCCAATACCAGGGCGGCAAGCCGTGGCAAGCGACTTGCCGTCAGTGTCAGCCAGGCATCGTCGGACATCGACAGCAACTGCACCAGGCTGACCTGCTTCACTCCCACCAGCAGCGAGACAAGGCAAAGCAGCACGAAGCAGAGCGACAACCCCCACCGCATCACGAGGTTGAACCTTCCACCACCCCGGCCACCGGCTGAATACGCCAGCCCTTGGCGGCCCTACGCTGCTGCAGGAATCGCGCATAGGGTCCGCCGCTGGCCTGCAGCTCGGCATGCGAGCCACGTTCGGCGACCTTGCCGTCATCCAGCACCAGGATCTGATCCGCCATTTCCACGGTCGACAATTGATGGGCAATGACGATCAGAGTCCGCTCCCCACGCAGTCGCTCCAGGGTGTCGACGATGACTCGCTGGTTCTCGACGTCCAGCGCGGCCGTCGCTTCGTCAATCAGCAGAATGGGCGCATCCTTGATCAAGGCGCGAGCAATCGAGATGCGCTGGCGCTCGCCACCGGAGAGTCGCGCGCCCCCCTCGCCGACAGTCGTCTCCAGTCCCTCCGGCAGGCGCGCGATGATTTCATCGACGCCGGCCAGTCGGGCCACCTCCATCAGCTCGGCGTCACTGGCCTCAGGACGACCGAGGCGAATGTTATCGGCAATGCTGCCCTGGAACAGGTAGCTGTCCTGAAAAATCTGGCTGATCTGACCGGCCAACGCCTCGCTGGAGATCTCTCGCACATCCACACCTCCCACCGATACGCTGCCGCCGCCGACATCGAAGAAACGGGCAATCAACCGCACCAGGGTGGTCTTGCCCGAACCGGAAGCCCCGACCAGCGCCGTCATGCTGCCCGGCTCGACACGCAGGCTGACACCACTGAGTACTTCGGGCTGCTCCGGCGCATAGCCGAAATGCACATCGCGCAGCTCGACCGAAGCATCGCGGGGAGCTTGCGGCCTGACCGCCTCCGGCAAGGGAGATGCCGACAGGATCCGGCCCACGGCATCGAGTTGATTGCGTGCACCACGCAGTGCTTCACCATACCCGGCCAGGTCCAGCAGCGGTTCGCTGAAGCGGTTGGCCAGAATCAGCGCCACGACCAGCGCAATGGCGGACGTCGGCTCCACCACCGCTCCCGGCTGAGCGCTCAACCCCAGGACGGCCGTGACCAGTAGTGCCGCAAAGACGGCCTGAATGACCCAGGTGTTGAGTACCACAGAGACCATCGACAGTCGGATGAGCCGAATGCCGGCACGGTGCTGACGTTCGATGGCCTGCTCCAGAAAGCGCATGCCACCTCCCTCGCCATTGAAGGCCCGCAGCACCGACTGCGCTTGGGCGAACTCCACCACACGCCCGCTGGTCTGCGCCGAACTATGATGATAATCGGCATCCGCCTGGCGCCCCAGGCGAGCGGCAAGCAGGAAGACAGCTGCCAACAGGGGCAGCGCCAGCAAGGCGATCAACCCCATCTGCCAGTGCAATCCGAAGAGCGCTACCACAATCACCAGCGGCGTCACAGCTCCGCTGATGACGGGCGTGAAGACATGCGCCGGCAACTGGGCCACTTCCATCAGGCCATGGGTGACGACATGGTTCAGCCGCGTCGTGTTATCCGGCGTGAACCAGCCAACTGGCAGGCTTGCGACATGGTCGCCGAGGCGTTGACGGGCCCCTTGCAGCACAGCAATACCGACACCGATACCGGCCTTTTCCACCTGCCGCCGCCACCACCAACTGGCCACCACGCCCACGACCAATACGATCAGCCACCCTGCGGCGCCAGCGCCATCCCCGGCCAGCAATCGGCTCAACACGGGTACCACGGCCACGATGCTCAAACCGCTCAGCACTCCATAGAGCACAGCCATCCCGACATAGCGACGAAAGACCGGAAGGTCCTCGCCCAGTAGCTTCATGAAAACCTTCATCATGCCTGCACCGCCTGTTGTTCCCTGCTCTCGTAACCACCCGACCGCCACAGCTGTGCATAACGCCCGTTACGCGCAAGCAACCCGGCGTGATCGCCCTGCTCAAGAATGCTGCCGTCCTCGATCACAATGATCCGGTCGGCATGCATGACGGTATCCAGCCGATGCGCGATCACCATCAGGGTGCGCCTCCGGGCA contains these protein-coding regions:
- a CDS encoding iron ABC transporter ATP-binding protein, translated to MITITNLHKRYGDKVVLSGVETRFPSGCLTSLIGPNGAGKSTLLMLMARLLEPSGGDIRLHGESVKGIKIADYAKRVATLRQSPDFNLRLRVEELVAFGRFPYNRGVLTGEDQYIVDEAIEFLSLAPLRRAYIDELSGGQRQMAFLAMTIAQQTEYLLLDEPLNNLDMRHEVQIMRALRCLCDDHGRTVVTVIHDINFAANYSDHIVAMKEGSIHFSGCVDDVVTKERLRDLYSLDFEILSNGNGRLCNYFTPRGEIR
- a CDS encoding iron chelate uptake ABC transporter family permease subunit translates to MRWDNRIFVWGVLVILAATFVLVNSGLDLDYIIPKRLSRLAAMLIGGVCVALSSIMFQTIAGNRILTPAIMGYEAVYLLLQSLLILTMGVSSLVVLGKNANYFISILLMLVYSWAIHRWLFRQGKNNVFFLLLVGLVLTMVISTFTQFIQLRISPGEFAIFQGFAQLSFERVEPERLLYSAILVAVVCVVGRKDLPVLDVIALGRDQAISLGVDYQAKVKLYLALIAVLVAVSTSLIGPTAFMGIFVANITYALARSPRHRVLLPMGCAIATGMFIIAQLMVEHVFNYKTTIGILINLVCGTYFLMLMVRTRGTV
- a CDS encoding ABC transporter permease; amino-acid sequence: MRWGLSLCFVLLCLVSLLVGVKQVSLVQLLSMSDDAWLTLTASRLPRLAALVLAGIGLSTCGVILQQVVRNRFVEPATSGGLDAAKMGILVALTLAPAMGPLGRMLFALAFCFVASLVYVTIIRRIKFKNMVLVPVIGLMFGAVLSAAAEFYAYSNNILQSMQGWLMGDFSRVVAGHYEIIYLILPVVIVTYAFAHRFTLLGMGESMATSLGLSYSGTVTLGLLLVSTTVAATVITVGAIPFVGLVVPNLVVLYYGDNLGRTLPIVALGGATLLVACDIFGRLLIYPFEVPIGLTAGGIGGLMFLILIIWKNR
- a CDS encoding ABC transporter ATP-binding protein, with amino-acid sequence MMKVFMKLLGEDLPVFRRYVGMAVLYGVLSGLSIVAVVPVLSRLLAGDGAGAAGWLIVLVVGVVASWWWRRQVEKAGIGVGIAVLQGARQRLGDHVASLPVGWFTPDNTTRLNHVVTHGLMEVAQLPAHVFTPVISGAVTPLVIVVALFGLHWQMGLIALLALPLLAAVFLLAARLGRQADADYHHSSAQTSGRVVEFAQAQSVLRAFNGEGGGMRFLEQAIERQHRAGIRLIRLSMVSVVLNTWVIQAVFAALLVTAVLGLSAQPGAVVEPTSAIALVVALILANRFSEPLLDLAGYGEALRGARNQLDAVGRILSASPLPEAVRPQAPRDASVELRDVHFGYAPEQPEVLSGVSLRVEPGSMTALVGASGSGKTTLVRLIARFFDVGGGSVSVGGVDVREISSEALAGQISQIFQDSYLFQGSIADNIRLGRPEASDAELMEVARLAGVDEIIARLPEGLETTVGEGGARLSGGERQRISIARALIKDAPILLIDEATAALDVENQRVIVDTLERLRGERTLIVIAHQLSTVEMADQILVLDDGKVAERGSHAELQASGGPYARFLQQRRAAKGWRIQPVAGVVEGSTS